Within the Candidatus Culexarchaeum yellowstonense genome, the region ATGGAAGGGAGTTAGGATACTGGACGTACCATGCCCAGTTGGATGCTGCGGAAATTGGGTTGAACACTGGATGACCCCATTCTACAAAGCATACAAAAAGTATGATCTAGGCGAAATAACATTCGTGGAAACATCAAAACTATATGAGACAAGGGAGATGATTGAAGTAATAAAGACATATATAAGGAAAAGAGATGCTGTTAGAGAAATACTGAATAGATTTAGAGGGCAGAAGTATGGGAAAGATTGGATACCATTCAAACCACTATGCCCAAAATGCAAAAACATATCCACAACAAAGGCTGTATCAGTAGACCTTGAAACGGAAGAGGTAGAATACGAATGCCCAAGATGTGGGAGTAAAGGGGTTGTGAAGTTAAATGAGGGGAAGCTGGAGTGGAGATTGGAGTGGGCAGCACTATGGAAAGTTCTAAACGTAACCTTCGAACCATATGGAAAGGATCATGCAGCCGCAGGTGGAAGTAGAGAAACATGCACAGCATTGGCGAAGGAAATACTTGAAATAGAGCCGCCCGAGGGATTCCCATATGAATGGGTATACCTAAATGGAGAGGCGATGTCAAGTTCAGGAGGAATATCCTTCGACTTCGCAGAGTGGGATAAAGTTGCAGACCCACATGTGCTAAAGTACTGGTACTATGTGTCGAAGCCAATGACCCACCTGGAATTCTCAGTAAGCAAAATACCACAACTATGCGAAGAATATGAGAAAGCTGAAAGAATATACTATGGATTAGAATCCTTGAAGGATAAGAAGGTTGAGAAGATAATTAAAAGGAGCTATGAATTAACACATAATGAGAAACCAAGCCCAGAAATGCCACTACAAATACCATACACATTTGCACTGGTACTAGTACAGGTAACGCCGAGCGGAGAAAGACAACTTGAAGAAATAGTAAATAGATTGATTAGAACTGGACATTTAAAGGGATATCCAACAAGCGACCAAATGGAGCAAATAAAAATTGTAATG harbors:
- the lysS gene encoding lysine--tRNA ligase is translated as MQETEVKHWIDVLAEHLASKNVKEHVINGGMAASGTIHIGKTRGEIFLQAAVANRLRKMGKKVKHLLVVYTQDPLKAKPPLITKEFEDKWKGVRILDVPCPVGCCGNWVEHWMTPFYKAYKKYDLGEITFVETSKLYETREMIEVIKTYIRKRDAVREILNRFRGQKYGKDWIPFKPLCPKCKNISTTKAVSVDLETEEVEYECPRCGSKGVVKLNEGKLEWRLEWAALWKVLNVTFEPYGKDHAAAGGSRETCTALAKEILEIEPPEGFPYEWVYLNGEAMSSSGGISFDFAEWDKVADPHVLKYWYYVSKPMTHLEFSVSKIPQLCEEYEKAERIYYGLESLKDKKVEKIIKRSYELTHNEKPSPEMPLQIPYTFALVLVQVTPSGERQLEEIVNRLIRTGHLKGYPTSDQMEQIKIVMERAKYYIEKYAPENLKIKVLDKLPKEVIESISPEERGYLAKLADKISGRKPTPKELEAEILELAKEMGIDTKRAFQTIYKILIGKESGPRLASFMLSLNEDFIVKRLKLLA